A genomic segment from Leptolyngbya boryana PCC 6306 encodes:
- the murC gene encoding UDP-N-acetylmuramate--L-alanine ligase: MLSSVDFSGRPFHFIGIGGIGMSALAYVLLDRGLPVSGSDLRSSHITERLRSLGAQIFIGQDASNLDHYQVRAQLAQPVAAGANVVTLPAPVKDLPQVICSTAINPTNSEYRAALELGCPIFHRSDLLAALIREYRSIAVAGTHGKTTTSSMISYMLYNAKLDPTVIVGGEVKAWQGNARIGRGEYMVAEADESDGSLVKFAPYIGIITNAELDHPDHYSDLDQVVQTFQTFASQCQVTVGSIDCQTVRDRIPPNITYSLDPATKADYTVDQIQYAGDGTTARVWERGQVLGEIKLRVLGQHNLSNALAAIAVGRLIGLEFSTIAAAIAPFEGARRRFEHRGDFNDILFIDDYAHHPSELRVTLEAARLQAGKQSPRRRVVAIFQPHRYSRTQTFLAEFAESFGDADVVILSDIYSAGEVNTGEISGQILADLVATHHSCVHYQPSLPAMGDFLNKLLVPGDLAIFLGAGNLNQIIPDVMAAQQRVEKAAS; encoded by the coding sequence ATGCTGAGTTCCGTTGACTTCAGCGGCAGACCATTTCATTTCATCGGCATTGGTGGAATTGGAATGTCAGCCCTAGCTTATGTCTTGTTAGACCGTGGGTTACCTGTTTCTGGTTCGGATCTCAGATCCAGCCACATTACTGAACGACTGCGAAGCTTGGGCGCGCAGATATTCATCGGACAAGATGCGTCGAATTTGGATCATTATCAAGTCAGAGCACAGCTTGCTCAACCCGTTGCCGCTGGTGCAAATGTTGTCACATTGCCTGCACCCGTCAAGGATCTGCCCCAAGTGATTTGCTCGACGGCGATTAATCCTACAAATTCTGAATATCGAGCGGCGCTAGAGCTAGGATGTCCAATTTTTCATCGCTCGGATCTCCTTGCTGCGTTAATTCGAGAGTATCGCAGTATCGCCGTCGCTGGAACGCATGGGAAAACAACGACGAGCAGCATGATCAGTTACATGCTTTACAATGCGAAGCTTGATCCGACGGTCATTGTGGGTGGAGAAGTCAAGGCTTGGCAAGGAAATGCCCGGATTGGACGGGGTGAATACATGGTTGCAGAAGCGGATGAGTCAGATGGCTCATTGGTTAAATTTGCACCTTATATTGGCATCATCACGAATGCAGAATTAGACCACCCCGATCACTATAGCGATTTGGATCAAGTCGTTCAAACGTTTCAAACTTTTGCCAGCCAGTGTCAAGTCACAGTCGGCTCGATCGATTGTCAAACAGTTCGCGATCGCATTCCCCCCAACATTACGTACAGTCTCGATCCGGCGACAAAGGCAGACTACACCGTGGATCAAATCCAGTATGCAGGGGATGGAACGACGGCGAGAGTGTGGGAACGGGGGCAGGTGTTAGGAGAAATCAAGCTGCGAGTGCTTGGACAACACAATTTGAGTAACGCGCTGGCTGCGATCGCGGTCGGTCGCCTCATTGGATTGGAATTTAGTACGATTGCTGCCGCGATCGCGCCGTTTGAAGGTGCGCGGCGGCGGTTTGAACACCGGGGTGATTTTAACGACATTTTATTTATTGATGACTACGCGCATCATCCCAGTGAATTACGGGTCACACTAGAGGCAGCAAGACTGCAAGCTGGCAAGCAATCGCCGCGTCGTCGTGTCGTCGCCATTTTCCAACCGCATCGCTATAGCCGCACTCAAACGTTTTTAGCGGAATTTGCGGAGTCTTTTGGAGATGCTGATGTCGTGATTCTCAGTGATATTTACAGCGCTGGAGAAGTCAATACAGGCGAAATTAGCGGTCAGATCCTTGCTGATCTTGTCGCAACACATCATTCGTGCGTGCATTACCAACCCTCGCTACCTGCGATGGGCGATTTCCTGAACAAACTTCTTGTGCCGGGAGATTTAGCAATTTTTCTAGGAGCTGGAAACTTGAATCAAATCATTCCAGACGTCATGGCGGCTCAACAACGAGTTGAGAAAGCTGCTTCCTAG